One Candidatus Marsarchaeota archaeon DNA segment encodes these proteins:
- a CDS encoding MBL fold metallo-hydrolase, whose product MNVDETVEWIGHASFILNDGSTRVFVDPFRVSDVSNKADIILITHAHFDHCSKDDIAKLQGSGTRIVAAQGCIDAKDFPGITIAKPGFSAEIAGVKVEAVPAYNTRQERLQFHPRSNNWVGYVVSANGMRIYHAGDTDFINEMKELNDIDVALLPIGGTYTMDVDEAISAANAIGAKHSVPMHYKNLLGKNRSAAAEKKFMDAVRGAMVLHEIQEPTYSFDR is encoded by the coding sequence ATGAACGTAGATGAAACGGTAGAATGGATAGGGCACGCAAGCTTCATTCTTAATGATGGCAGCACAAGGGTGTTCGTTGACCCTTTCAGGGTGTCAGATGTCAGCAATAAGGCTGATATAATACTGATAACGCACGCGCATTTTGACCACTGCAGCAAGGACGACATAGCTAAGTTACAAGGCAGCGGAACGCGCATTGTCGCAGCGCAGGGCTGCATAGATGCGAAGGATTTTCCCGGCATTACCATAGCCAAACCTGGCTTCAGCGCCGAGATAGCCGGCGTAAAGGTAGAAGCTGTGCCTGCCTACAACACAAGGCAGGAAAGGCTTCAGTTCCATCCAAGGTCAAACAACTGGGTAGGCTACGTAGTAAGCGCGAACGGCATGCGCATATATCATGCCGGCGACACAGATTTCATAAATGAGATGAAGGAACTTAATGACATAGATGTGGCGCTGCTTCCGATTGGCGGCACGTACACGATGGACGTAGACGAGGCAATAAGCGCCGCCAACGCAATAGGTGCAAAGCACAGCGTGCCGATGCACTACAAGAACCTTCTCGGCAAAAACAGGTCGGCCGCAGCCGAAAAAAAGTTCATGGATGCAGTCAGGGGCGCAATGGTGCTGCATGAGATTCAGGAGCCTACTTATTCGTTCGACCGATGA